TACAATATGCTGCATCCGGAAAATGCGGAAACGTGGAAAGAGAAACACAACGCGATTCGCGCAGAACGAGCGCGGGAAACGGGGCTCTGGCTGCTTTCCTCCGACGTGACCGGCGAACGGGACGGACAGATTTCCTACGGACCGACGGCGGTGATTGATCCCGGCGGAGAAGTCGTGGCGCAGGTGCCTTTAATGGAGGAAGGACTGCTGGTGCATGAGATTTCGGTTTGAGTGTCAGGGACGAAAAAAATGATCGGAACGTTTCCCTTATTCGATACCCACTTTCATATCATTGATGATCGCTTTCCGCTGGTTCCCAATCAGGGATATCTGCCGGAGCCGTTTACGGTTGAAGATTACTCGCGACGGATGCAGGATTATAATTTGAGTGGCGGAGCCGTCGTGTCGGGTTCGTTTCAGGCGTTTGACCAGACGTATCTGATCGATGCCCTTAAGAAGCTCGGTCCTGGTTATGTGGGAGTCACCCAGGTGCCGGCTACGGTGACAGATGCAGAACTGCAGGAGCTTGACTCTGCCGGTGTACGTGCCCTGCGGTTCAATCTGAAGCGGGGCGGTTCAGAAGAGCTGTCGCAGTTAGATCGGATGGCGCAGCGGGTTTATGAGCTTGCCGGTTGGAATGTGGAACTCTATGTTGATTCGCGGGAACTGGATGAACTGGAACAGACTCTGTCAGCCTTACCTGCGGTGAGCATTGATCATCTGGGATTGTCACAGGTGGGGTTTTCGACATTACTGCGCCTGGCAGAACAGGGAGTGC
This window of the Gimesia fumaroli genome carries:
- a CDS encoding amidohydrolase family protein, which gives rise to MIGTFPLFDTHFHIIDDRFPLVPNQGYLPEPFTVEDYSRRMQDYNLSGGAVVSGSFQAFDQTYLIDALKKLGPGYVGVTQVPATVTDAELQELDSAGVRALRFNLKRGGSEELSQLDRMAQRVYELAGWNVELYVDSRELDELEQTLSALPAVSIDHLGLSQVGFSTLLRLAEQGVRVKATGFGRVDFDVRGALKDLYSANPEALMFGTDVPSTRAPRPYEDEDFLLVAETLGAEAAGRVFSENAFAFYRIRD